One Fusobacterium nucleatum genomic window carries:
- a CDS encoding N-acetylmuramoyl-L-alanine amidase yields the protein MKKILAFISLLFLMVACSSTEEVKSSSGSSSSSRGSSISRNQTTIRNIGKYQVDSTSYVATGKNERVQFIILHYTATDNLGSIKELTSSRVSSHFLVLDEDDNKIYNLVPLEQRAWHAGASAFRGRTNINDTSVGIEIVSDGIAREYRADPNPYHPYDHYVDYKPIQIEKAAQIIKYVAEKYNVPARNIVAHSDIAPSRKKDPGAKFPWKELYDKYNIGAWYDEADKQTFMDEEKFKATSIREMKDELRKYGYEINRLDEWDKESKDVVYAFQLHFNPKNATGEMDLETFAILKALNKKYPE from the coding sequence ATGAAAAAAATATTAGCATTTATTAGTTTGTTATTTTTAATGGTGGCTTGTTCTTCAACAGAAGAAGTAAAAAGTAGTAGTGGTAGTAGCAGCAGTAGTAGAGGGAGTAGTATTTCAAGAAATCAAACAACAATAAGAAATATTGGAAAATACCAAGTTGACTCAACTTCTTATGTAGCAACAGGAAAAAATGAAAGAGTTCAATTTATTATTCTCCATTATACAGCAACAGATAATTTAGGTTCTATTAAAGAATTGACTTCAAGTAGAGTAAGTTCACATTTTCTAGTTTTAGATGAAGACGATAATAAGATATATAACTTAGTTCCACTTGAACAAAGAGCTTGGCATGCAGGAGCAAGTGCATTTAGAGGAAGGACAAATATAAATGATACTTCGGTTGGAATAGAAATAGTTAGTGATGGTATAGCAAGAGAGTATAGAGCTGACCCTAATCCATATCACCCTTATGATCATTATGTTGACTATAAGCCAATACAAATAGAAAAAGCAGCTCAAATTATTAAGTATGTTGCAGAAAAATATAATGTTCCTGCAAGAAATATAGTTGCACATTCTGATATTGCACCAAGTAGAAAGAAAGACCCAGGAGCAAAATTTCCTTGGAAAGAATTATATGATAAATATAACATAGGTGCTTGGTATGATGAAGCAGATAAACAAACTTTTATGGATGAAGAAAAATTTAAAGCCACTTCAATTAGAGAAATGAAAGATGAACTAAGAAAATATGGCTATGAAATAAATAGATTAGATGAATGGGATAAAGAAAGTAAAGATGTAGTTTATGCTTTCCAATTACACTTTAATCCTAAAAATGCAACAGGAGAAATGGATTTAGAAACTTTTGCAATTTTAAAAGCATTGAATAAAAAATATCCTGAATAA
- a CDS encoding GNAT family N-acetyltransferase: MDMIKLVSVNNDELKNEALNIYLKNDYYFSKISDNLPNISAVEEDIKAIPNGVQKNQKNYRLISFNNEILGVVDYLIDYPEKDTILIGFFIIKNDKQKQGFGTKIFKHLENLFKNKKFLKIRIAVLVDNEIGLSFWKKQNFKEIERKFLKFEKSEKEVIVMEKEI; the protein is encoded by the coding sequence ATGGATATGATTAAATTAGTATCTGTAAATAATGATGAATTGAAAAATGAAGCATTGAATATTTATCTAAAAAATGACTATTATTTTAGTAAAATATCAGATAATCTTCCAAATATCTCTGCTGTTGAGGAGGATATAAAAGCTATTCCTAATGGAGTTCAAAAAAATCAAAAGAATTATAGGTTAATTTCTTTTAATAATGAAATATTAGGAGTAGTTGATTATTTAATTGATTATCCAGAAAAAGATACTATTCTTATAGGTTTTTTTATAATAAAAAATGATAAACAAAAACAAGGTTTTGGAACTAAAATATTTAAACACTTAGAAAATTTATTTAAAAATAAAAAATTTTTAAAAATAAGAATAGCAGTATTGGTTGATAATGAAATTGGACTTTCTTTTTGGAAAAAACAAAACTTTAAAGAAATTGAAAGAAAATTTTTAAAATTTGAAAAATCTGAAAAAGAAGTTATAGTTATGGAAAAAGAAATATAA
- a CDS encoding formylglycine-generating enzyme family protein has product MKRLEDFQNEYMIKVKGGKYKPSFANELKEVFDIEVCKYPTTQKMWLEVMKNNPSEFKGDNKPIETVTWWQALEFCNKLSEKYGLEPVYELSKSSEGILMIKELGGKIVSPDKANFKNTEGFRLPTEVEWEWFASGGQKAIEQGTFNYIYSGSNNIDEVAWYYENIGKFDDASTQDVGLKNSNQLGLYDCSGNVWEWCYDATKFIEDIKTVAYTFNFSTMYRILRGGSWNFADEICTTFYRGDFQAIDSDDYVGFRIVRTI; this is encoded by the coding sequence ATGAAAAGACTAGAAGATTTTCAAAATGAATATATGATAAAAGTAAAAGGTGGAAAATACAAGCCATCTTTTGCAAATGAATTAAAGGAAGTTTTTGATATAGAAGTATGTAAATATCCAACAACTCAAAAAATGTGGTTAGAAGTGATGAAAAATAATCCCTCAGAATTTAAAGGAGATAATAAACCAATAGAAACTGTTACTTGGTGGCAGGCATTAGAATTTTGTAATAAGTTAAGTGAAAAATATGGTTTAGAACCTGTATATGAATTGAGTAAAAGTTCAGAAGGAATATTAATGATAAAAGAATTAGGAGGAAAAATAGTAAGTCCTGATAAAGCAAACTTTAAAAATACAGAAGGTTTTAGATTACCAACAGAAGTAGAATGGGAATGGTTTGCAAGTGGAGGACAAAAAGCAATAGAGCAAGGAACATTTAACTATATTTATTCAGGAAGCAATAATATAGATGAGGTGGCTTGGTATTATGAAAATATTGGAAAATTTGATGATGCTTCAACACAAGATGTTGGATTAAAAAATTCAAATCAATTAGGACTTTATGATTGTAGTGGTAATGTCTGGGAATGGTGTTATGATGCAACTAAATTTATAGAAGATATAAAAACTGTTGCATATACTTTTAATTTTTCCACTATGTATAGAATACTTAGAGGTGGCTCTTGGAACTTTGCAGATGAGATTTGTACTACCTTTTATCGTGGTGATTTTCAAGCTATTGATTCTGATGACTATGTTGGGTTTCGTATTGTTAGAACAATTTAA
- a CDS encoding formylglycine-generating enzyme family protein: MELKNFEDEYMIKVKGGIYKPSFEDIEKIVFDIEVSKYLVTKKMWFDVMGTISSEAKGDNEPAENITWWEALEFCNKLSEKYSLEPVYDLSKSKQGLLTIKELKGKTVNPKMANFKNTEGFRLPTEIEWEWFCRGGEVAIEQGTFDYKYSGSDNIDEVAWYIENSNYFIQDVGLKKPNQLGLYDCSGNIWEWCYDTEEMENIKSLNFNFDPSSAYRRLRGGAWLHTAESCTTLYRTFEVAAYIVMNTGFRIVRTI; encoded by the coding sequence ATAGAGCTAAAAAACTTTGAAGATGAATATATGATAAAAGTTAAAGGTGGAATATATAAACCATCTTTTGAAGATATAGAAAAAATAGTTTTTGATATAGAGGTATCTAAATATCTTGTAACAAAAAAGATGTGGTTTGATGTAATGGGAACTATTTCTTCAGAAGCTAAGGGAGACAATGAACCTGCTGAGAATATCACTTGGTGGGAAGCATTAGAATTTTGTAACAAGTTAAGTGAAAAATATAGTTTAGAACCTGTCTATGATTTAAGTAAAAGTAAGCAAGGACTATTAACAATAAAAGAATTAAAAGGAAAAACTGTCAATCCTAAAATGGCAAACTTTAAAAATACAGAAGGTTTTAGATTGCCTACTGAAATTGAATGGGAATGGTTTTGTAGAGGTGGAGAAGTTGCTATAGAACAAGGAACTTTTGACTATAAATACTCAGGAAGTGACAATATAGATGAAGTGGCTTGGTATATTGAGAATTCTAATTATTTTATACAAGATGTAGGATTAAAAAAGCCAAATCAGTTAGGACTTTATGATTGTAGTGGTAATATATGGGAATGGTGTTATGACACTGAAGAGATGGAAAATATAAAATCTTTAAATTTTAATTTTGATCCTTCCAGTGCATATAGAAGACTTAGAGGAGGGGCATGGCTTCATACAGCTGAAAGTTGTACTACTCTTTATCGGACTTTTGAAGTTGCTGCTTATATTGTAATGAATACTGGCTTTCGCATTGTTAGAACAATTTAA
- a CDS encoding formylglycine-generating enzyme family protein, producing MENKEIELKNFEDEYMIKVKGGKYKPSFANELKEVFDIEVCKYLTTQKMWLEVMENNPSGFKGDNRPVETVSWWEVLEYCNKLSKKYGLEPVYELSKSSEGILMIKELGGKIVSPDKANFKNTEGFRLPTEVEWEWFASGGQKAIEQGTFNYIYSGSNNIDDVAWYYENVRKFDVVSTKDVGLKKPNQLGLYDCSGNVWEWCYDTIEFDENGDYKNIKNGNFYMYEAFDLSNTYRRVKGGSWGNGNKDCTIFHRGCNQAVNVKEYFRYFGFRIVRTI from the coding sequence GTGGAAAATAAAGAGATAGAACTAAAAAACTTTGAAGATGAATATATGATAAAAGTAAAAGGTGGAAAATACAAGCCATCTTTTGCAAATGAATTAAAAGAAGTTTTTGATATAGAAGTATGTAAATATCTAACAACACAAAAAATGTGGCTAGAAGTTATGGAAAATAATCCTTCAGGATTTAAAGGAGATAATAGACCTGTTGAGACTGTTAGTTGGTGGGAGGTTTTAGAATATTGCAATAAACTAAGTAAAAAATATGGTTTAGAACCTGTATATGAATTGAGTAAAAGTTCAGAGGGAATATTAATGATAAAAGAATTAGGAGGAAAAATAGTAAGTCCTGATAAAGCAAACTTTAAAAATACAGAAGGCTTTAGATTACCAACAGAAGTAGAATGGGAATGGTTTGCAAGTGGAGGACAAAAAGCAATAGAACAAGGAACATTTAACTATATTTATTCAGGAAGTAATAATATAGATGATGTGGCTTGGTATTATGAAAATGTTCGAAAATTTGATGTAGTCTCAACAAAAGATGTTGGATTAAAAAAGCCAAATCAATTAGGACTTTATGATTGTAGTGGTAATGTCTGGGAATGGTGTTATGACACAATAGAGTTTGATGAAAATGGAGATTATAAAAATATAAAAAATGGAAATTTTTATATGTATGAGGCTTTTGATTTATCTAATACATATCGGAGAGTGAAAGGTGGTTCTTGGGGCAATGGTAACAAAGATTGTACAATATTTCATCGCGGTTGCAATCAAGCTGTTAATGTTAAAGAATACTTTCGCTATTTTGGTTTCCGTATTGTAAGAACTATTTAA
- a CDS encoding histidine kinase, with protein MKYTLNESMVGINGIEKISLKEVIEKFSYPEDIKIKIEKDPYNIHIELKYKDFTVYYNIYYYVDKEIPEFHTLSFVLEKLYLNDKIYIKVGEEAKKVISKIKKYLEENYKSLNYKYEANEYSGNYYFKDLDLTIFFEKYGRKKIVDWIDISLPYEDNPNILGIGKILKLDTLKNIFNNN; from the coding sequence ATGAAATATACTTTAAATGAGAGTATGGTAGGAATAAATGGAATAGAAAAAATATCATTAAAGGAAGTTATTGAAAAATTTTCATATCCTGAAGATATTAAGATAAAAATAGAAAAAGATCCTTATAATATTCATATTGAATTGAAATATAAAGATTTTACAGTTTATTATAATATTTATTACTATGTAGATAAAGAAATTCCAGAGTTTCATACTTTATCATTTGTTTTGGAAAAACTTTATCTTAATGACAAAATTTATATTAAAGTTGGAGAAGAAGCAAAGAAAGTAATTTCTAAGATAAAAAAATATTTAGAAGAAAATTATAAAAGTTTAAATTATAAATATGAAGCTAATGAATATTCAGGAAATTATTATTTTAAAGATTTAGATTTAACAATATTTTTTGAAAAATATGGAAGAAAAAAGATAGTGGATTGGATAGATATTTCTTTACCTTATGAAGATAATCCTAATATTTTAGGAATTGGAAAAATTTTAAAACTAGATACTTTAAAGAATATTTTTAATAATAATTAG
- the der gene encoding ribosome biogenesis GTPase Der gives MKPIVAIVGRPNVGKSTLFNNLVGDKIAIVDDLPGVTRDRLYRDTEWSGSEFVIVDTGGLEPRNNDFLMAKIKEQAEVAMNEADVILFVVDGKSGLNPLDEEIAYILRKKNKPVILCVNKIDNFFEQQDDVYDFYGLGFEYLVPISGEHKVNLGDMLDIVVDIIGKMDFPEEDEDVLKLAVIGKPNAGKSSLVNRLSGEERTIVSDIAGTTRDAIDTLIEYKDNKYMIIDTAGIRRKSKVEESLEYYSVLRALKAIKRADVCILMLDAKEGLTEQDKRIAGIAHEELKPIIIVMNKWDLVENKNNTTMKKMKEELYAELPFLSYAPIEFVSALTGQRTTNLLEISDRIYEEYTKRISTGLLNTILKDAVLMNNPPTRKGRVIKINYATQVSVAPPRFVLFCNYPELIHFSYARYIENKFREAFGFDGSPIMISFENKSSD, from the coding sequence ATGAAACCAATAGTTGCAATAGTTGGAAGACCAAATGTTGGAAAATCTACTCTTTTTAATAACTTGGTAGGAGATAAAATAGCAATAGTTGATGACCTACCTGGTGTAACAAGAGATAGGCTATATAGAGATACTGAATGGAGTGGTTCTGAATTTGTAATAGTTGATACAGGGGGATTAGAACCAAGAAATAATGACTTTTTAATGGCAAAAATAAAAGAGCAAGCAGAAGTTGCAATGAATGAAGCAGATGTTATTTTATTTGTTGTGGATGGAAAATCAGGGCTTAATCCATTAGATGAAGAAATAGCATATATATTAAGAAAGAAAAATAAACCTGTTATCCTATGTGTAAATAAAATAGATAACTTTTTTGAACAACAAGATGATGTCTATGATTTCTATGGCTTAGGTTTTGAATATCTTGTGCCAATTTCTGGGGAACACAAAGTAAACTTAGGGGATATGTTAGATATAGTTGTAGATATTATAGGAAAGATGGATTTCCCAGAAGAAGATGAAGATGTTTTAAAATTAGCAGTAATTGGAAAGCCTAATGCTGGTAAATCATCTTTGGTAAATAGATTATCAGGTGAAGAAAGAACAATAGTTAGTGATATTGCAGGAACAACAAGAGATGCTATTGATACTTTAATTGAATACAAAGATAATAAATACATGATAATTGATACTGCAGGGATAAGAAGAAAATCAAAAGTTGAGGAAAGTTTAGAATATTATTCAGTTTTAAGAGCATTAAAAGCAATAAAAAGAGCAGATGTTTGTATTTTAATGCTAGATGCTAAAGAGGGACTTACAGAACAAGATAAAAGAATTGCAGGTATTGCTCATGAAGAATTAAAACCTATAATTATTGTTATGAATAAATGGGACTTAGTAGAAAATAAAAATAATACTACTATGAAGAAGATGAAAGAAGAATTGTATGCTGAACTACCATTTTTATCTTATGCACCTATTGAATTTGTTTCAGCTTTAACAGGACAAAGAACAACAAATCTTCTTGAAATATCAGATAGAATTTATGAAGAATATACAAAGAGAATTTCAACAGGATTATTAAATACAATATTAAAAGATGCAGTTTTAATGAATAACCCACCTACAAGAAAGGGTAGAGTAATTAAAATTAATTATGCAACTCAAGTTTCTGTTGCTCCACCAAGATTTGTTTTATTCTGTAACTATCCAGAGCTTATACATTTTTCTTATGCAAGATATATTGAAAATAAATTTAGAGAAGCTTTTGGATTTGATGGAAGCCCGATAATGATAAGCTTTGAGAATAAAAGTTCAGACTAA
- a CDS encoding RNA-binding protein, with amino-acid sequence MNENLEKIENYIKLAEKTDSVIYSNQFFPISQLNNLKYLGLKFSFKGLNEDCEKKLLAVYPKYFTEDYLYFPVKYFKIIKKSKFVSLEHKHYLGNILSLGIKREVLGDLIVKNDECYGIILENMFDFLKENLLRINSSPIEIIEIDESEVPQNEFKELNIRLSSLRLDSLVSELTNLSRALSVNYIDLGNVQVNYEIQREKSYRISIGDTVIIKKYGKFRIEEENGLTKKDKVKLIVRKYV; translated from the coding sequence ATGAATGAAAACTTAGAAAAGATAGAAAACTATATAAAATTAGCAGAAAAAACAGATTCAGTAATATATAGTAATCAATTTTTTCCAATATCACAACTTAATAATTTAAAATATTTGGGGCTAAAATTTTCTTTTAAAGGTCTAAATGAAGACTGTGAAAAAAAATTATTAGCAGTTTACCCTAAATATTTTACAGAAGATTATCTATATTTCCCAGTAAAATATTTTAAAATAATAAAAAAATCAAAATTTGTAAGTTTAGAGCATAAACACTATTTAGGAAATATTTTATCTTTGGGAATAAAAAGAGAAGTCTTAGGAGATTTAATAGTTAAAAATGATGAATGTTATGGTATTATATTAGAAAATATGTTTGATTTTTTAAAGGAAAATCTTTTAAGGATAAATTCTTCTCCTATTGAAATTATTGAAATAGATGAGAGTGAAGTTCCTCAAAACGAATTTAAAGAATTAAATATAAGGCTATCATCTTTAAGATTAGATAGTTTAGTATCAGAACTTACTAATTTATCAAGGGCATTATCAGTCAATTATATTGATTTAGGCAATGTTCAAGTAAATTATGAAATACAAAGGGAAAAAAGTTATAGGATATCAATTGGAGATACTGTAATAATTAAAAAATATGGTAAATTTAGAATTGAAGAAGAAAATGGCTTAACAAAAAAGGATAAGGTTAAATTAATTGTTAGAAAGTACGTATAG
- a CDS encoding nitronate monooxygenase — protein sequence MKNNKICEMLGIKYPIFQGAMAWVSGGELAGAVSRDGGLGIIAGGGMEPELLRENIRKAKAITTNPFGVNLMLLRPDVEQQLDVCIEEGVKVITTGAGNPGAFMEKLKAANVKVIPVIPTVKLAERMEKIGADAVIVEGTESGGHVGTLTTMALLPQVVNALNIPVIAAGGIASGKQFLAALAMGAEAIQCGTIFLTAKECLIHQNYKNLILKAKDRSTIVTGTSTGHPVRVIENKLAKEMIDLERSGAPKEEIEKLGTGSLRLAVVNGDVEKGSFMSGQVAAMVNDERTTKEILEFLMYDLKLETEVLKRRLENWNI from the coding sequence ATGAAAAATAATAAAATTTGTGAAATGTTAGGAATTAAGTACCCAATATTTCAAGGAGCGATGGCTTGGGTTTCTGGTGGAGAATTAGCAGGAGCAGTTTCAAGAGATGGAGGACTTGGAATAATTGCTGGTGGTGGAATGGAACCTGAACTTTTAAGAGAAAACATAAGAAAAGCAAAAGCTATTACAACTAATCCATTTGGAGTAAACTTAATGCTTTTACGTCCTGATGTAGAACAACAACTAGATGTTTGTATAGAAGAAGGAGTAAAGGTTATAACAACTGGTGCAGGAAATCCAGGAGCTTTTATGGAAAAATTAAAAGCTGCTAATGTAAAAGTTATACCAGTTATTCCAACTGTAAAACTAGCAGAAAGAATGGAAAAAATTGGAGCAGATGCAGTTATAGTTGAAGGAACAGAAAGTGGAGGACATGTTGGAACTTTAACAACTATGGCATTACTTCCACAAGTAGTTAATGCACTAAATATCCCAGTTATTGCAGCAGGAGGAATTGCTAGTGGAAAACAATTCTTAGCAGCTTTAGCTATGGGAGCAGAAGCTATCCAATGTGGAACTATATTCTTAACAGCAAAAGAATGTTTAATTCATCAAAATTATAAAAATCTTATCTTAAAAGCTAAAGATAGATCAACTATTGTTACAGGAACTTCAACTGGACACCCTGTAAGAGTTATAGAAAATAAATTAGCAAAAGAAATGATAGATCTTGAAAGAAGTGGAGCACCTAAAGAAGAAATTGAAAAATTAGGAACAGGAAGTTTAAGACTTGCAGTTGTTAATGGAGATGTTGAAAAAGGAAGTTTCATGTCAGGGCAAGTTGCTGCTATGGTTAATGATGAAAGAACAACAAAAGAAATTTTAGAATTTTTAATGTATGATTTAAAACTTGAAACAGAAGTCTTAAAAAGAAGACTAGAAAATTGGAATATTTAA